In Candidatus Binatus sp., the following proteins share a genomic window:
- a CDS encoding G8 domain-containing protein: MTEHFYRFTAPRSFLCLLLVFVGLAIGSCTGGGSDSQGSRSSTLRLCPALFNQGAEGRSAAATPPTVLLSSCVAAANQNVTIGSGAGQCGPAVIVDKSFSGSNGLGTITIGSGGVLGFPTTIKAPMELDTTGITIQSGGTFGVGTAQCPVDPIAGVNAPTVTVNFTGSSKATGSNGIVVQSGGTLQLHGSKGAPTAEPGKPNGVSWTYLSAPAGPAAYGVNTGTLEPVTAPATVIRVPGQVDWASGDWIAVGTTTYVADETEFVEIAAPPVFDSTTKTTSITLAALTALQFYHFGGADPGPAADPAKLGQPSASYSGTATTNYGVDERAEVALISRTVKLTATTPSASSGGVLINPQPPCLHCGGEIDVNAGAKVAIQGIEIEKFGKGGTAGSYPINFIGQPASATFDSNSIHHSYNHGIVLSGASNLTIPNNVVARAVGHLFYLVNGTENGNNFVGNAGLGAMANTFVAPSDLSLFWGGDNLAAHNGYDGYQIPYSDPANGAGGAPETSPACGFWLSNIANNLTGNSIGGVQGVGTGYQYIPFVNSQPQVGPFGTFLNNRVHAAYLGLGTAAGGANNPGDWRGDALIPVKCTGGSPGQMCPGPQQGQHLIATFEGLTATRNRQLGSWVRPAFYVFDNARFAGNREGLSIVSGGGSEGVIPGGWGLVLNSVFAGISRNNPDRWGPCPQNNDLGCINDAFGGNGYPPPNWPMFGYMFYDGPARLETVRFVNFIEDQTTGMTIFKRFLTTADFTFLSNDLATKKTQYEGDASIGWMQSNVNVYPPTQYSEALTFENASFRHRVYTASVNQGAFLDGDKFTVVLDFDGSLSGYSVIPGSCMAGPTCKKAAVSLNNLPFVGVGGFDLSDKPLEVDSVNECDATGPLDAQFEGRPTALMSPHDYATLEANVLTPGNGFLRQDNITPCPCAGNNTGVTCNGNKAITSDPASPNCNWLTIEKDQVDFPGVVQQDNEFISPGENQGVVKTPVACSSDHSCVALQGRNQQGVYEPKVMNGLGYGFDKGQYALPSFLDLGFADAAATGGISVTNPFQVRMGLCYKTAAGTAPTSASSFTVKVGRKSLGATNTGAPFVASGVTLYQQIPCFNLDFTAGLAHVMSNCPSIPNGSGGFTQQTATFKTVDVTPGTIPATLDPSTVYYDENAGMLYLLMQETQPVAHGPSPLGACPGAIGCDDEETFYSCPAGGCLLYTIQADSTYKPVGAMACDPYDPALGTNSFSLPGYALPYPSGLNTLAYLSNGKPVSLSKGTDPQFSSFPNIVDNNPSLVCK; encoded by the coding sequence ATGACAGAACATTTCTATCGTTTCACCGCGCCACGATCCTTTCTCTGTTTGCTCCTGGTGTTTGTTGGCCTGGCGATTGGGAGCTGCACGGGCGGTGGTTCCGATAGTCAGGGGAGCCGGTCCTCGACGCTGCGTCTCTGTCCGGCGCTGTTCAATCAAGGCGCTGAAGGTCGGTCGGCCGCCGCGACTCCACCTACCGTCCTGCTATCGAGTTGCGTCGCTGCGGCCAATCAGAACGTAACGATCGGGTCAGGTGCGGGACAATGCGGTCCGGCCGTCATCGTGGACAAAAGCTTTAGCGGCTCGAATGGGCTAGGAACGATCACGATCGGGTCGGGCGGCGTGCTCGGCTTTCCGACAACTATCAAAGCTCCGATGGAATTAGACACCACCGGGATCACTATCCAGAGCGGTGGAACTTTTGGGGTTGGAACTGCGCAATGCCCGGTCGATCCGATAGCAGGCGTGAATGCGCCAACCGTCACAGTTAATTTCACCGGCTCGTCAAAAGCTACCGGCAGCAATGGAATCGTCGTGCAGAGCGGCGGCACGCTGCAGTTGCACGGGTCGAAAGGAGCGCCGACGGCGGAACCGGGCAAGCCGAATGGAGTAAGTTGGACCTATTTGTCGGCACCTGCGGGTCCGGCCGCATACGGCGTTAACACGGGAACCCTCGAGCCGGTTACGGCACCCGCGACTGTTATACGTGTGCCGGGGCAGGTCGATTGGGCCAGCGGTGACTGGATTGCGGTAGGTACTACCACCTATGTGGCGGACGAGACGGAGTTCGTCGAGATAGCGGCGCCGCCGGTGTTCGACTCGACCACCAAGACCACCAGCATCACCCTGGCGGCGCTGACAGCGCTGCAGTTCTATCACTTCGGCGGAGCGGATCCGGGACCGGCCGCAGATCCAGCCAAGCTGGGCCAGCCGTCGGCGAGTTACAGCGGCACGGCGACGACCAATTACGGCGTCGATGAGCGCGCGGAGGTCGCGTTGATCTCGCGCACGGTCAAGCTGACCGCGACTACGCCGTCCGCCTCGAGCGGTGGCGTCCTGATCAATCCGCAACCGCCCTGCCTCCACTGCGGCGGCGAGATCGACGTGAATGCCGGAGCAAAGGTCGCTATCCAGGGAATCGAAATCGAAAAATTCGGCAAGGGCGGAACGGCCGGCAGCTATCCGATCAATTTCATCGGACAGCCGGCTAGTGCGACATTCGATAGCAATAGCATTCACCACAGTTACAACCACGGGATCGTGCTAAGCGGCGCCAGCAACCTGACGATCCCGAACAATGTCGTGGCGAGGGCGGTCGGCCACTTGTTCTACCTGGTGAATGGCACCGAGAACGGCAACAACTTTGTCGGCAACGCGGGCCTGGGTGCGATGGCGAACACGTTTGTGGCGCCGAGCGATCTGAGTCTTTTTTGGGGCGGCGATAATCTTGCAGCGCATAACGGCTACGACGGCTATCAGATTCCTTATAGCGATCCGGCTAATGGCGCCGGTGGAGCGCCGGAAACTTCACCTGCGTGCGGCTTCTGGCTGAGCAACATCGCCAACAACCTAACCGGCAATTCGATTGGCGGGGTTCAAGGCGTCGGGACCGGCTATCAGTACATCCCGTTCGTCAACAGCCAGCCGCAGGTAGGACCGTTTGGGACATTTCTGAACAATCGCGTGCATGCGGCATATCTTGGCCTGGGCACCGCCGCGGGCGGCGCCAACAATCCGGGCGATTGGCGCGGCGACGCGCTGATTCCGGTTAAATGTACCGGCGGCTCGCCGGGTCAGATGTGTCCGGGGCCGCAGCAGGGGCAGCATTTAATTGCGACCTTCGAAGGTTTAACTGCGACTCGCAATCGACAGCTAGGCAGTTGGGTTCGTCCGGCATTTTACGTGTTCGACAATGCGCGCTTCGCGGGCAATCGGGAGGGGCTGTCGATCGTTTCGGGCGGTGGGAGCGAAGGTGTCATCCCTGGCGGATGGGGCCTGGTGCTTAACTCAGTGTTCGCGGGGATTAGCCGGAACAATCCGGATCGATGGGGTCCTTGCCCGCAAAATAACGACCTCGGATGTATCAACGATGCCTTCGGCGGCAACGGTTATCCGCCACCGAATTGGCCGATGTTCGGCTATATGTTCTACGACGGTCCGGCGCGGCTGGAGACGGTCCGCTTCGTCAATTTCATCGAAGATCAGACCACCGGCATGACGATCTTCAAGCGGTTTCTTACCACTGCCGATTTTACCTTTCTAAGCAACGATCTGGCGACCAAAAAAACCCAGTACGAAGGGGACGCGTCGATTGGCTGGATGCAATCGAACGTCAATGTGTACCCGCCGACGCAGTACAGCGAGGCGCTTACCTTCGAGAATGCGAGCTTCCGGCATCGGGTGTACACGGCAAGCGTCAATCAAGGCGCCTTTCTTGACGGTGACAAGTTTACCGTGGTGCTGGATTTCGACGGGAGTTTGTCGGGCTATAGCGTGATACCCGGCTCGTGTATGGCGGGTCCGACTTGCAAGAAGGCGGCAGTCTCGCTGAACAACCTGCCGTTTGTGGGGGTCGGGGGTTTCGACCTGTCGGACAAGCCGCTGGAGGTGGATTCGGTGAACGAATGCGACGCGACTGGGCCGCTCGACGCGCAGTTCGAAGGCCGCCCGACGGCGCTTATGAGTCCGCATGACTATGCCACGCTGGAAGCTAATGTTCTGACACCTGGCAATGGCTTCCTGCGTCAGGACAACATCACGCCGTGCCCGTGCGCTGGCAACAATACCGGCGTGACTTGCAATGGCAACAAAGCGATCACCAGCGACCCAGCTTCACCCAACTGCAACTGGCTCACGATCGAAAAGGATCAGGTCGATTTTCCCGGCGTCGTTCAACAGGACAACGAGTTCATCTCGCCCGGAGAGAACCAGGGCGTCGTGAAAACTCCGGTTGCCTGTTCGAGCGATCATTCATGCGTCGCGCTGCAAGGCCGAAATCAGCAAGGCGTTTACGAACCCAAGGTGATGAACGGGCTAGGCTACGGTTTCGACAAGGGCCAATACGCGCTGCCGAGTTTTCTGGATTTGGGCTTTGCCGATGCGGCAGCGACGGGCGGCATTTCCGTCACCAATCCGTTCCAGGTGCGGATGGGACTTTGTTACAAGACTGCGGCGGGAACTGCGCCAACTTCGGCCAGCTCATTCACGGTCAAGGTGGGGCGCAAGTCGCTCGGTGCGACTAACACCGGGGCTCCGTTTGTGGCAAGCGGCGTCACTCTGTATCAGCAAATACCTTGTTTCAATCTCGATTTCACCGCCGGCCTCGCCCACGTGATGAGCAATTGCCCGAGCATCCCCAACGGCAGCGGTGGATTCACCCAGCAGACCGCGACTTTCAAGACGGTGGACGTTACCCCGGGCACGATCCCGGCGACGCTCGATCCAAGCACCGTTTACTACGACGAGAACGCCGGGATGCTATATCTCCTGATGCAGGAGACGCAGCCGGTGGCCCATGGTCCGTCGCCGCTGGGAGCTTGTCCCGGCGCAATTGGATGCGACGATGAGGAGACCTTCTACTCATGTCCGGCCGGCGGATGCCTGCTCTATACGATCCAGGCCGACAGCACTTATAAGCCAGTGGGAGCGATGGCATGCGATCCTTATGACCCGGCGCTGGGGACCAACTCATTCAGCCTGCCGGGTTACGCACTTCCATATCCATCGGGGCTGAACACGCTGGCTTACTTATCCAATGGCAAGCCGGTTAGCTTGAGCAAGGGGACCGATCCACAATTTTCCTCGTTTCCAAATATTGTGGATAACAACCCATCGCTGGTGTGCAAATGA